A DNA window from Malus domestica chromosome 12, GDT2T_hap1 contains the following coding sequences:
- the LOC103451317 gene encoding protein ALWAYS EARLY 2-like isoform X5 — protein sequence MAPTRKAKGVKRYATVNEASQEKYGGGSNKKKQRKRKLSDKLGPLWSNGELQCFYDAYRKYGKDWRKVAAAVRNRSIEMVEALYNMNRAYLSLPEGTASVVGLKAMMTDHYSVMEGSDSERESNDALGFSRKPQKRKLGKDQPSVSKDVFHSHPSASLEGCLSLVKRRKLDGDQPRVVGKRTPRIPVSYPHKKDDKEAYIFPIKKGRKSEGDNDDDVSHVVALLTQASQRGGSPQVSQTPYRRPVHLKSSSVQSSERMHPPPGKALANLRRASMDEDWLEGSIGSGGAETGDYPRDLLECVGTVEMPSKGKKLYKKKGKVKHSGNHQFDDGGEACSGTEEVPNLSSRATADIEVSNTKGEQLSPQGQWTKSKKLYFGDKSSCLDALQTLADLSLMMPESMESGSSVQLKDGGANVDAEDKFSVPETTSTSQFRKKNKLPSAKHRVPCTISGVEGTNSKKSKVGRDPAIDINTVSESEQQSQSTTKILKRKRKSLVPKISNADAHMDMNEPSKTEGFGEEENKPVTKGKRTGQVSTPSKQWKSAKSLEGSLNSDHRRTLTDLTGSTAQVPTSSQVNLPTKRTSRRKMYIPRTLHPKENSCEKKLKNQLNTRSNSVQDRSLHLKEKISCCLSSHLLRRWCTFEWFYSALDYAWFAKREFEEYLNHVGLGHIPRLTRVEWGVIRSSLGKPRRFSEHFLHEEREKLKQYRESVRKHYAELRTGVREGLPTDLARPLSVGQRVIALHPKTREVHDGSVLTVDHDKCRVQFDRPDIGVEFVMDVDCMPSNPLDNMPEALRKRNIAFDKFSCTSKEPNKIGNLNFGGPMMFASSGHLVKATSPMDAFIKQEKWDAIHTTAQPKAASADIGRAQQTAYSQPGIVVAHNQAREADIRALSELNSALDKKVSSALVNLRQRNTYPANSLPPWMKQPANSTIHGDPSSFDSSISQESGSSVADIVEVSKSKAHMMVNAAIQVMASGKCGEDAYVGIREALDSIDNQHFTSESRLPVNRSQEQVNGSLGQRNQISSGTSGPNLTSDSSAPKLHTDADKNEAQILSEVISACVMAVHMIQTCTERQFPPAVVAQVLDYAATSLHPRCPQNVGIYREIQMCMGRIKTQILALVPT from the exons ATGGCCCCAACAAGAAAAGCCAAAGGTGTAAAGCGGTATGCAACTGTAAATGAGGCATCTCAGGAGAAATATGGCGGAGGGTCAAACAAAAAGAAGCAACGG AAGAGAAAGTTGTCTGATAAGTTGGGACCGCTGTGGAGCAATGGAGAGCTTCAGTGTTTTTATGATGCATACAGAAAATATGGGAAAGATTGGAGGAAG GTGGCTGCTGCAGTGCGCAACAGAAGCATTGAGATGGTGGAGGCTCTTTACAATATGAACCGA GCGTATTTGTCATTGCCAGAGGGGACAGCTTCTGTAGTTGGCCTTAAAGCAATGATGACAGATCACTATAGTGTTATG GAAGGCAGCGATAGTGAAAGAGAGAGCAATGATGCTTTAGGATTTTCTCGAAAACCACAGAAACGCAAGCTTGGGAAAGATCAGCCCAGTGTCTCGAAAGATGTTTTCCACTCTCATCCAAGTGCATCGCTTGAAGGATGCCTGTCATTAGTAAAAAGGAGAAAGCTTGATG GTGACCAGCCTCGTGTAGTTGGGAAGAGGACGCCTCGCATCCCAGTTTCATATCCGCATAAGAAAGATGATAAGGAAGCTTAtatttttccaattaaaaagggTCGGAAGTCAGAGGGAGACAATGATGATGATGTTTCGCATGTGGTAGCGTTATTGACTCAAGCTTCGCAAAGAGGAGGCTCTCCCCAAGTTTCTCAAACGCCATACAGAAGACCTGTGCATTTAAAATCTTCTTCTGTTCAGAGCTCAGAAAGAATG CATCCACCACCAGGGAAAGCACTTGCCAACCTTCGTCGTGCTTCAATGGACGAAGACTGGTTGGAAGGTAGTATAGGAAGTGGTGGGGCCGAAACAGGAGACTATCCCAGAGATTTGTTAGAATGTGTAGGTACAGTAGAAATGCCTTCAAAGGGAAAGAAGTTGtataaaaagaaagggaaagttAAACACAGTGGGAATCATCAGTTTGATGATGGCGGTGAAGCATGCAGTGGCACTGAAGAAGTACCTAATCTAAGTTCTAGGGCAACAGCTGATATTGAAGTTTCAAATACAAAAGGGGAACAACTTTCTCCACAAGGTCAATGGACGAAGAGCAAAAAACTTTATTTTGGAG ATAAAAGTTCATGCTTGGATGCTCTGCAAACTTTAGCTGATTTGTCTCTGATGATGCCAGAATCAATGGAATCTG GATCGTCTGTCCAGTTGAAAGATGGAGGAGCAAACGTAGATGCGGAAGATAAATTTAGTGTACCTGAAACCACATCTACAAGccaatttagaaagaaaaataaactcCCCAGTGCAAAACATAGAGTGCCTTGCACAATTTCTGGAGTTGAGGGTACCAATTCCAAAAAGTCCAAAGTTGGGAGGGATCCGGCAATTGATATTAATACTGTCTCAGAATCGGAACAACAATCTCAGTCTACCACCAAGATATTGAAAAGGAAACGGAAGTCTTTGGTACCAAAG ATATCAAATGCTGATGCTCATATGGATATGAATGAACCTTCAAAGACTGAG GGCTTTggtgaagaagaaaataaaccaGTGACTAAAGGAAAACGCACTGGTCAAGTCTCTACTCCTTCGAAACAATGGAAATCAGCCAAATCACTGGAAGGATCTTTGAATAGCGATCATAGGCGAACATTGACTGATTTAACGGGATCGACCGCGCAAGTGCCCACGTCAAGCCAAGTTAATTTGCCAACGAAACGAACAAGTAGACGTAAAATGTATATACCCAGAACATTGCACCCCAAAGAGAATTCTTgtgagaaaaaattgaaaaatcaacttaacACACGCTCAAACTCAGTGCAGGACAGATCACTCCATCTAAAG GAGAAGATCTCTTGTTGCTTGTCATCACATTTATTACGTAGATGGTGCACTTTTGAGTGGTTTTATAGCGCACTTGACTACGCTTGGTTTGCCAAAAGGGAGTTTGAGGAGTACTTAAATCATGTTGGACTGGGACACATTCCGAGACTAACTCGTGTTGAATGGGGTGTCATTAGAAG TTCCCTTGGCAAACCTCGGAGGTTTTCTGAGCACTTTCTACATGAAGAAAGGGAGAAACTTAAACAATATCGGGAATCTGTGAGGAAACATTATGCTGAACTTCGTACTGGTGTGAGGGAAGGACTCCCAACAGATTTAGCAAGACCTTTATCAGTTGGGCAACGAGTAATTGCTCTACATCCTAAAACAAGAGAAGTTCACGATGGAAGTGTGCTCACCGTTGATCATGATAAGTGCAGGGTTCAGTTTGACCGTCCAGATATAGGAGTTGAATTTGTCATG GATGTTGATTGTATGCCTTCGAACCCATTGGATAATATGCCAGAAGCTCTTAGGAAACGGAATATTGCTTTTGACAAATTCTCGTGTACATCCAAGGAGCCAAATAAAATTGGAAATCTAAATTTTGGAGGGCCTATGATGTTTGCTTCAAGTGGACATTTGGTGAAAGCAACTAGCCCCATGGATGCCTTCATAAAGCAGGAGAAG TGGGATGCAATTCATACAACTGCACAACCAAAAGCAGCATCAGCTGATATTGGTAGGGCACAACAGACAGCATATAGTCAACCTGGTATCGTGGTGGCACATAATCAAGCAAGGGAAGCTGATATACGAGCTCTTTCTGAGTTGAATAGTGCTCTTGATAAGAAG GTTTCTTCAGCTTTGGTTAATTTGAGGCAACGTAATACTTACCCTGCAAATTCCTTGCCTCCTTGGATGAAACAACCAGCCAATTCCACCATCCATGGTGACCCGAGTTCCTTCGACAGCTCTATTTCTCAAGAGTCAGGATCTAGTGTTGCTGACATTGTTGAAGTTTCAAAATCGAAAGCACATATGATGGTTAATGCTGCTATTCAG GTAATGGCGTCAGGGAAGTGCGGGGAAGATGCTTACGTTGGGATAAGAGAGGCTCTAGATTCCATCGATAACCAGCATTTCACATCAGAGTCTAGATTACCTGTGAACAGGTCTCAAGAGCAAGTAAATGGTAGTTTGGGCCAACGCAATCAGATAAGTTCCGGCACATCAGGTCCCAACTTGACCAGTGATTCATCTGCGCCGAAGTTGCATACCGACGCTGACAAAAATGAGGCTCAGATTCTTTCGGAGGTCATCTCTGCATGCGTGATGGCTGTACACATGATACAG ACGTGCACTGAACGACAGTTTCCTCCGGCTGTTGTTGCTCAAGTATTAGATTACGCAGCGACAAGCCTGCATCCACGCTGCCCCCAGAACGTTGGAatttacagagaaatacaaatGTGCATGGGCAGAATCAAGACACAGATATTAGCACTCGTACCAACTTGA
- the LOC103451317 gene encoding protein ALWAYS EARLY 2-like isoform X3 yields the protein MAPTRKAKGVKRYATVNEASQEKYGGGSNKKKQRKRKLSDKLGPLWSNGELQCFYDAYRKYGKDWRKVAAAVRNRSIEMVEALYNMNRAYLSLPEGTASVVGLKAMMTDHYSVMEGSDSERESNDALGFSRKPQKRKLGKDQPSVSKDVFHSHPSASLEGCLSLVKRRKLDGDQPRVVGKRTPRIPVSYPHKKDDKEAYIFPIKKGRKSEGDNDDDVSHVVALLTQASQRGGSPQVSQTPYRRPVHLKSSSVQSSERMHPPPGKALANLRRASMDEDWLEGSIGSGGAETGDYPRDLLECVGTVEMPSKGKKLYKKKGKVKHSGNHQFDDGGEACSGTEEVPNLSSRATADIEVSNTKGEQLSPQGQWTKSKKLYFGDKSSCLDALQTLADLSLMMPESMESGSSVQLKDGGANVDAEDKFSVPETTSTSQFRKKNKLPSAKHRVPCTISGVEGTNSKKSKVGRDPAIDINTVSESEQQSQSTTKILKRKRKSLVPKISNADAHMDMNEPSKTEGFGEEENKPVTKGKRTGQVSTPSKQWKSAKSLEGSLNSDHRRTLTDLTGSTAQVPTSSQVNLPTKRTSRRKMYIPRTLHPKENSCEKKLKNQLNTRSNSVQDRSLHLKEKISCCLSSHLLRRWCTFEWFYSALDYAWFAKREFEEYLNHVGLGHIPRLTRVEWGVIRSSLGKPRRFSEHFLHEEREKLKQYRESVRKHYAELRTGVREGLPTDLARPLSVGQRVIALHPKTREVHDGSVLTVDHDKCRVQFDRPDIGVEFVMDVDCMPSNPLDNMPEALRKRNIAFDKFSCTSKEPNKIGNLNFGGPMMFASSGHLVKATSPMDAFIKQEKWDAIHTTAQPKAASADIGRAQQTAYSQPGIVVAHNQAREADIRALSELNSALDKKEALLMELRNTNNNILENKNSGECTLKDSEPFKKHYAMVSSALVNLRQRNTYPANSLPPWMKQPANSTIHGDPSSFDSSISQESGSSVADIVEVSKSKAHMMVNAAIQVMASGKCGEDAYVGIREALDSIDNQHFTSESRLPVNRSQEQVNGSLGQRNQISSGTSGPNLTSDSSAPKLHTDADKNEAQILSEVISACVMAVHMIQTCTERQFPPAVVAQVLDYAATSLHPRCPQNVGIYREIQMCMGRIKTQILALVPT from the exons ATGGCCCCAACAAGAAAAGCCAAAGGTGTAAAGCGGTATGCAACTGTAAATGAGGCATCTCAGGAGAAATATGGCGGAGGGTCAAACAAAAAGAAGCAACGG AAGAGAAAGTTGTCTGATAAGTTGGGACCGCTGTGGAGCAATGGAGAGCTTCAGTGTTTTTATGATGCATACAGAAAATATGGGAAAGATTGGAGGAAG GTGGCTGCTGCAGTGCGCAACAGAAGCATTGAGATGGTGGAGGCTCTTTACAATATGAACCGA GCGTATTTGTCATTGCCAGAGGGGACAGCTTCTGTAGTTGGCCTTAAAGCAATGATGACAGATCACTATAGTGTTATG GAAGGCAGCGATAGTGAAAGAGAGAGCAATGATGCTTTAGGATTTTCTCGAAAACCACAGAAACGCAAGCTTGGGAAAGATCAGCCCAGTGTCTCGAAAGATGTTTTCCACTCTCATCCAAGTGCATCGCTTGAAGGATGCCTGTCATTAGTAAAAAGGAGAAAGCTTGATG GTGACCAGCCTCGTGTAGTTGGGAAGAGGACGCCTCGCATCCCAGTTTCATATCCGCATAAGAAAGATGATAAGGAAGCTTAtatttttccaattaaaaagggTCGGAAGTCAGAGGGAGACAATGATGATGATGTTTCGCATGTGGTAGCGTTATTGACTCAAGCTTCGCAAAGAGGAGGCTCTCCCCAAGTTTCTCAAACGCCATACAGAAGACCTGTGCATTTAAAATCTTCTTCTGTTCAGAGCTCAGAAAGAATG CATCCACCACCAGGGAAAGCACTTGCCAACCTTCGTCGTGCTTCAATGGACGAAGACTGGTTGGAAGGTAGTATAGGAAGTGGTGGGGCCGAAACAGGAGACTATCCCAGAGATTTGTTAGAATGTGTAGGTACAGTAGAAATGCCTTCAAAGGGAAAGAAGTTGtataaaaagaaagggaaagttAAACACAGTGGGAATCATCAGTTTGATGATGGCGGTGAAGCATGCAGTGGCACTGAAGAAGTACCTAATCTAAGTTCTAGGGCAACAGCTGATATTGAAGTTTCAAATACAAAAGGGGAACAACTTTCTCCACAAGGTCAATGGACGAAGAGCAAAAAACTTTATTTTGGAG ATAAAAGTTCATGCTTGGATGCTCTGCAAACTTTAGCTGATTTGTCTCTGATGATGCCAGAATCAATGGAATCTG GATCGTCTGTCCAGTTGAAAGATGGAGGAGCAAACGTAGATGCGGAAGATAAATTTAGTGTACCTGAAACCACATCTACAAGccaatttagaaagaaaaataaactcCCCAGTGCAAAACATAGAGTGCCTTGCACAATTTCTGGAGTTGAGGGTACCAATTCCAAAAAGTCCAAAGTTGGGAGGGATCCGGCAATTGATATTAATACTGTCTCAGAATCGGAACAACAATCTCAGTCTACCACCAAGATATTGAAAAGGAAACGGAAGTCTTTGGTACCAAAG ATATCAAATGCTGATGCTCATATGGATATGAATGAACCTTCAAAGACTGAG GGCTTTggtgaagaagaaaataaaccaGTGACTAAAGGAAAACGCACTGGTCAAGTCTCTACTCCTTCGAAACAATGGAAATCAGCCAAATCACTGGAAGGATCTTTGAATAGCGATCATAGGCGAACATTGACTGATTTAACGGGATCGACCGCGCAAGTGCCCACGTCAAGCCAAGTTAATTTGCCAACGAAACGAACAAGTAGACGTAAAATGTATATACCCAGAACATTGCACCCCAAAGAGAATTCTTgtgagaaaaaattgaaaaatcaacttaacACACGCTCAAACTCAGTGCAGGACAGATCACTCCATCTAAAG GAGAAGATCTCTTGTTGCTTGTCATCACATTTATTACGTAGATGGTGCACTTTTGAGTGGTTTTATAGCGCACTTGACTACGCTTGGTTTGCCAAAAGGGAGTTTGAGGAGTACTTAAATCATGTTGGACTGGGACACATTCCGAGACTAACTCGTGTTGAATGGGGTGTCATTAGAAG TTCCCTTGGCAAACCTCGGAGGTTTTCTGAGCACTTTCTACATGAAGAAAGGGAGAAACTTAAACAATATCGGGAATCTGTGAGGAAACATTATGCTGAACTTCGTACTGGTGTGAGGGAAGGACTCCCAACAGATTTAGCAAGACCTTTATCAGTTGGGCAACGAGTAATTGCTCTACATCCTAAAACAAGAGAAGTTCACGATGGAAGTGTGCTCACCGTTGATCATGATAAGTGCAGGGTTCAGTTTGACCGTCCAGATATAGGAGTTGAATTTGTCATG GATGTTGATTGTATGCCTTCGAACCCATTGGATAATATGCCAGAAGCTCTTAGGAAACGGAATATTGCTTTTGACAAATTCTCGTGTACATCCAAGGAGCCAAATAAAATTGGAAATCTAAATTTTGGAGGGCCTATGATGTTTGCTTCAAGTGGACATTTGGTGAAAGCAACTAGCCCCATGGATGCCTTCATAAAGCAGGAGAAG TGGGATGCAATTCATACAACTGCACAACCAAAAGCAGCATCAGCTGATATTGGTAGGGCACAACAGACAGCATATAGTCAACCTGGTATCGTGGTGGCACATAATCAAGCAAGGGAAGCTGATATACGAGCTCTTTCTGAGTTGAATAGTGCTCTTGATAAGAAG gaGGCATTGTTGATGGAGCTTAGGAACACAAATAATAACATTTTGGAAAACAAGAACAGTGGAGAATGCACTTTAAAAGATAGCGAGCCTTTTAAGAAGCATTACGCCATG GTTTCTTCAGCTTTGGTTAATTTGAGGCAACGTAATACTTACCCTGCAAATTCCTTGCCTCCTTGGATGAAACAACCAGCCAATTCCACCATCCATGGTGACCCGAGTTCCTTCGACAGCTCTATTTCTCAAGAGTCAGGATCTAGTGTTGCTGACATTGTTGAAGTTTCAAAATCGAAAGCACATATGATGGTTAATGCTGCTATTCAG GTAATGGCGTCAGGGAAGTGCGGGGAAGATGCTTACGTTGGGATAAGAGAGGCTCTAGATTCCATCGATAACCAGCATTTCACATCAGAGTCTAGATTACCTGTGAACAGGTCTCAAGAGCAAGTAAATGGTAGTTTGGGCCAACGCAATCAGATAAGTTCCGGCACATCAGGTCCCAACTTGACCAGTGATTCATCTGCGCCGAAGTTGCATACCGACGCTGACAAAAATGAGGCTCAGATTCTTTCGGAGGTCATCTCTGCATGCGTGATGGCTGTACACATGATACAG ACGTGCACTGAACGACAGTTTCCTCCGGCTGTTGTTGCTCAAGTATTAGATTACGCAGCGACAAGCCTGCATCCACGCTGCCCCCAGAACGTTGGAatttacagagaaatacaaatGTGCATGGGCAGAATCAAGACACAGATATTAGCACTCGTACCAACTTGA
- the LOC103451317 gene encoding protein ALWAYS EARLY 2-like isoform X1, protein MAPTRKAKGVKRYATVNEASQEKYGGGSNKKKQRKRKLSDKLGPLWSNGELQCFYDAYRKYGKDWRKVAAAVRNRSIEMVEALYNMNRAYLSLPEGTASVVGLKAMMTDHYSVMEGSDSERESNDALGFSRKPQKRKLGKDQPSVSKDVFHSHPSASLEGCLSLVKRRKLDGDQPRVVGKRTPRIPVSYPHKKDDKEAYIFPIKKGRKSEGDNDDDVSHVVALLTQASQRGGSPQVSQTPYRRPVHLKSSSVQSSERMHPPPGKALANLRRASMDEDWLEGSIGSGGAETGDYPRDLLECVGTVEMPSKGKKLYKKKGKVKHSGNHQFDDGGEACSGTEEVPNLSSRATADIEVSNTKGEQLSPQGQWTKSKKLYFGDKSSCLDALQTLADLSLMMPESMESGSSVQLKDGGANVDAEDKFSVPETTSTSQFRKKNKLPSAKHRVPCTISGVEGTNSKKSKVGRDPAIDINTVSESEQQSQSTTKILKRKRKSLVPKISNADAHMDMNEPSKTEGFGEEENKPVTKGKRTGQVSTPSKQWKSAKSLEGSLNSDHRRTLTDLTGSTAQVPTSSQVNLPTKRTSRRKMYIPRTLHPKENSCEKKLKNQLNTRSNSVQDRSLHLKEKISCCLSSHLLRRWCTFEWFYSALDYAWFAKREFEEYLNHVGLGHIPRLTRVEWGVIRSSLGKPRRFSEHFLHEEREKLKQYRESVRKHYAELRTGVREGLPTDLARPLSVGQRVIALHPKTREVHDGSVLTVDHDKCRVQFDRPDIGVEFVMDVDCMPSNPLDNMPEALRKRNIAFDKFSCTSKEPNKIGNLNFGGPMMFASSGHLVKATSPMDAFIKQEKWDAIHTTAQPKAASADIGRAQQTAYSQPGIVVAHNQAREADIRALSELNSALDKKEALLMELRNTNNNILENKNSGECTLKDSEPFKKHYAMVLVQLKEASGQVSSALVNLRQRNTYPANSLPPWMKQPANSTIHGDPSSFDSSISQESGSSVADIVEVSKSKAHMMVNAAIQVMASGKCGEDAYVGIREALDSIDNQHFTSESRLPVNRSQEQVNGSLGQRNQISSGTSGPNLTSDSSAPKLHTDADKNEAQILSEVISACVMAVHMIQTCTERQFPPAVVAQVLDYAATSLHPRCPQNVGIYREIQMCMGRIKTQILALVPT, encoded by the exons ATGGCCCCAACAAGAAAAGCCAAAGGTGTAAAGCGGTATGCAACTGTAAATGAGGCATCTCAGGAGAAATATGGCGGAGGGTCAAACAAAAAGAAGCAACGG AAGAGAAAGTTGTCTGATAAGTTGGGACCGCTGTGGAGCAATGGAGAGCTTCAGTGTTTTTATGATGCATACAGAAAATATGGGAAAGATTGGAGGAAG GTGGCTGCTGCAGTGCGCAACAGAAGCATTGAGATGGTGGAGGCTCTTTACAATATGAACCGA GCGTATTTGTCATTGCCAGAGGGGACAGCTTCTGTAGTTGGCCTTAAAGCAATGATGACAGATCACTATAGTGTTATG GAAGGCAGCGATAGTGAAAGAGAGAGCAATGATGCTTTAGGATTTTCTCGAAAACCACAGAAACGCAAGCTTGGGAAAGATCAGCCCAGTGTCTCGAAAGATGTTTTCCACTCTCATCCAAGTGCATCGCTTGAAGGATGCCTGTCATTAGTAAAAAGGAGAAAGCTTGATG GTGACCAGCCTCGTGTAGTTGGGAAGAGGACGCCTCGCATCCCAGTTTCATATCCGCATAAGAAAGATGATAAGGAAGCTTAtatttttccaattaaaaagggTCGGAAGTCAGAGGGAGACAATGATGATGATGTTTCGCATGTGGTAGCGTTATTGACTCAAGCTTCGCAAAGAGGAGGCTCTCCCCAAGTTTCTCAAACGCCATACAGAAGACCTGTGCATTTAAAATCTTCTTCTGTTCAGAGCTCAGAAAGAATG CATCCACCACCAGGGAAAGCACTTGCCAACCTTCGTCGTGCTTCAATGGACGAAGACTGGTTGGAAGGTAGTATAGGAAGTGGTGGGGCCGAAACAGGAGACTATCCCAGAGATTTGTTAGAATGTGTAGGTACAGTAGAAATGCCTTCAAAGGGAAAGAAGTTGtataaaaagaaagggaaagttAAACACAGTGGGAATCATCAGTTTGATGATGGCGGTGAAGCATGCAGTGGCACTGAAGAAGTACCTAATCTAAGTTCTAGGGCAACAGCTGATATTGAAGTTTCAAATACAAAAGGGGAACAACTTTCTCCACAAGGTCAATGGACGAAGAGCAAAAAACTTTATTTTGGAG ATAAAAGTTCATGCTTGGATGCTCTGCAAACTTTAGCTGATTTGTCTCTGATGATGCCAGAATCAATGGAATCTG GATCGTCTGTCCAGTTGAAAGATGGAGGAGCAAACGTAGATGCGGAAGATAAATTTAGTGTACCTGAAACCACATCTACAAGccaatttagaaagaaaaataaactcCCCAGTGCAAAACATAGAGTGCCTTGCACAATTTCTGGAGTTGAGGGTACCAATTCCAAAAAGTCCAAAGTTGGGAGGGATCCGGCAATTGATATTAATACTGTCTCAGAATCGGAACAACAATCTCAGTCTACCACCAAGATATTGAAAAGGAAACGGAAGTCTTTGGTACCAAAG ATATCAAATGCTGATGCTCATATGGATATGAATGAACCTTCAAAGACTGAG GGCTTTggtgaagaagaaaataaaccaGTGACTAAAGGAAAACGCACTGGTCAAGTCTCTACTCCTTCGAAACAATGGAAATCAGCCAAATCACTGGAAGGATCTTTGAATAGCGATCATAGGCGAACATTGACTGATTTAACGGGATCGACCGCGCAAGTGCCCACGTCAAGCCAAGTTAATTTGCCAACGAAACGAACAAGTAGACGTAAAATGTATATACCCAGAACATTGCACCCCAAAGAGAATTCTTgtgagaaaaaattgaaaaatcaacttaacACACGCTCAAACTCAGTGCAGGACAGATCACTCCATCTAAAG GAGAAGATCTCTTGTTGCTTGTCATCACATTTATTACGTAGATGGTGCACTTTTGAGTGGTTTTATAGCGCACTTGACTACGCTTGGTTTGCCAAAAGGGAGTTTGAGGAGTACTTAAATCATGTTGGACTGGGACACATTCCGAGACTAACTCGTGTTGAATGGGGTGTCATTAGAAG TTCCCTTGGCAAACCTCGGAGGTTTTCTGAGCACTTTCTACATGAAGAAAGGGAGAAACTTAAACAATATCGGGAATCTGTGAGGAAACATTATGCTGAACTTCGTACTGGTGTGAGGGAAGGACTCCCAACAGATTTAGCAAGACCTTTATCAGTTGGGCAACGAGTAATTGCTCTACATCCTAAAACAAGAGAAGTTCACGATGGAAGTGTGCTCACCGTTGATCATGATAAGTGCAGGGTTCAGTTTGACCGTCCAGATATAGGAGTTGAATTTGTCATG GATGTTGATTGTATGCCTTCGAACCCATTGGATAATATGCCAGAAGCTCTTAGGAAACGGAATATTGCTTTTGACAAATTCTCGTGTACATCCAAGGAGCCAAATAAAATTGGAAATCTAAATTTTGGAGGGCCTATGATGTTTGCTTCAAGTGGACATTTGGTGAAAGCAACTAGCCCCATGGATGCCTTCATAAAGCAGGAGAAG TGGGATGCAATTCATACAACTGCACAACCAAAAGCAGCATCAGCTGATATTGGTAGGGCACAACAGACAGCATATAGTCAACCTGGTATCGTGGTGGCACATAATCAAGCAAGGGAAGCTGATATACGAGCTCTTTCTGAGTTGAATAGTGCTCTTGATAAGAAG gaGGCATTGTTGATGGAGCTTAGGAACACAAATAATAACATTTTGGAAAACAAGAACAGTGGAGAATGCACTTTAAAAGATAGCGAGCCTTTTAAGAAGCATTACGCCATGGTACTTGTACAGCTAAAGGAAGCCAGTGGCCAG GTTTCTTCAGCTTTGGTTAATTTGAGGCAACGTAATACTTACCCTGCAAATTCCTTGCCTCCTTGGATGAAACAACCAGCCAATTCCACCATCCATGGTGACCCGAGTTCCTTCGACAGCTCTATTTCTCAAGAGTCAGGATCTAGTGTTGCTGACATTGTTGAAGTTTCAAAATCGAAAGCACATATGATGGTTAATGCTGCTATTCAG GTAATGGCGTCAGGGAAGTGCGGGGAAGATGCTTACGTTGGGATAAGAGAGGCTCTAGATTCCATCGATAACCAGCATTTCACATCAGAGTCTAGATTACCTGTGAACAGGTCTCAAGAGCAAGTAAATGGTAGTTTGGGCCAACGCAATCAGATAAGTTCCGGCACATCAGGTCCCAACTTGACCAGTGATTCATCTGCGCCGAAGTTGCATACCGACGCTGACAAAAATGAGGCTCAGATTCTTTCGGAGGTCATCTCTGCATGCGTGATGGCTGTACACATGATACAG ACGTGCACTGAACGACAGTTTCCTCCGGCTGTTGTTGCTCAAGTATTAGATTACGCAGCGACAAGCCTGCATCCACGCTGCCCCCAGAACGTTGGAatttacagagaaatacaaatGTGCATGGGCAGAATCAAGACACAGATATTAGCACTCGTACCAACTTGA